One Bombus pyrosoma isolate SC7728 linkage group LG11, ASM1482585v1, whole genome shotgun sequence DNA segment encodes these proteins:
- the LOC122573155 gene encoding U6 snRNA-associated Sm-like protein LSm7 isoform X2: MSQQNSHGEPKERKKKESILDLSKYLEKNIRVKFAGGREAAGILKGYDPLLNLVLDNTTEYLRDPDDPYKLNQDTRMLGLVVCRGTSVVLICPVDGMESIQNPFIQQEG, from the exons ATGTCt CAACAAAATTCTCACGGAGaaccgaaagaaagaaaaaagaaagaaagtattcTTGATCTTTCAAAATActtagagaaaaatattagagtGAAGTTCGCCGGCGGAAGAGAAGCTGCAGGGATTTTGAAAGGCTATGACCCTCTCCTCAATTTGGTACTGGATAATACCACAGAATACCTGAGAG ATCCCGATGATCCATACAAATTAAATCAAGATACTCGTATGTTAGGTTTAGTTGTATGTAGGGGTACATCCGTTGTACTTATTTGTCCAGTGGATGGAATGGAATCTATCCAAAATCCTTTTATACAACAAGAAGGTTAA
- the LOC122573155 gene encoding U6 snRNA-associated Sm-like protein LSm7 isoform X1, which translates to MSAAKQQQNSHGEPKERKKKESILDLSKYLEKNIRVKFAGGREAAGILKGYDPLLNLVLDNTTEYLRDPDDPYKLNQDTRMLGLVVCRGTSVVLICPVDGMESIQNPFIQQEG; encoded by the exons ATGTCt GCGGCGAAACAG CAACAAAATTCTCACGGAGaaccgaaagaaagaaaaaagaaagaaagtattcTTGATCTTTCAAAATActtagagaaaaatattagagtGAAGTTCGCCGGCGGAAGAGAAGCTGCAGGGATTTTGAAAGGCTATGACCCTCTCCTCAATTTGGTACTGGATAATACCACAGAATACCTGAGAG ATCCCGATGATCCATACAAATTAAATCAAGATACTCGTATGTTAGGTTTAGTTGTATGTAGGGGTACATCCGTTGTACTTATTTGTCCAGTGGATGGAATGGAATCTATCCAAAATCCTTTTATACAACAAGAAGGTTAA
- the LOC122573149 gene encoding uncharacterized protein LOC122573149 isoform X1, with protein MVQAVGRVFVVPVMTALLTLFVDQVSSRLCNGGHVCSPPKYCCSGGCCYAVFQLHSASDMFNFLIWTYWYLWAAVLVGLAIAAACGCWLWKRHHSCHHRAWSPEIVEDFTSSDRGSSVSWYSPPRYSRSGSFVQALPPPYNEVTAKPNLYPLVIGYDEGSGKGTSGFVMRYFRSLSHASTLDSLGSSFICNMVNEANTIIPPPYSCNNSVDELSAVECARMDNIDVGSVVSLANHRTTSDISSLAAQSPCSPPRATSPTIELRELLDKIQQLPQLPGGHSTVLSCYQNRPQVLCTSNANGSTQRPLSPGDIGTCKTRRTRGKMYMPLGPSSSKNKTKRWMSRSAPTTPSGTIPMSFLPGQSRRPSETDNNNRQVVPLLSEQDETESNNVDQLNDIPLLSEQEEDRQQT; from the exons ATGGTGCAAGCTGTAGGCCGCGTGTTCGTTGTGCCCGTGATGACAGCACTCCTGACACTATTCGTCGATCAA GTGTCTTCTAGGCTGTGCAATGGGGGGCACGT CTGCTCTCCTCCAAAATACTGCTGTTCCGGTGGCTGTTGTTACGCTGTATTTCAGCTGCACTCTGCATCAGACATGTTTAATTTCTTGATTTGGACATATTGGTATTTATG GGCAGCGGTGCTTGTTGGATTGGCTATAGCAGCAGCATGTGGCTGCTGGTTATGGAAGCGCCACCATTCATGTCATCATCGTGCCTGGTCTCCAGAAATAGTGGAAGATTTTACTTCTTCTGACAGAGGATCTTCAGTATCATGGTATTCACCACCACGTTACAGCCGCTCTGGTTCCTTTGTTCAAGCATTACCACCTCCGTATAATGAG GTTACAGCCAAACCAAATCTGTACCCACTAGTTATTGGATATGATGAAGGATCTGGCAAAGGAACCTCAGGATTTGTAATGCGTTATTTCAGATCACTCTCACATGCAAGCACGCTAGATTCGTTAGGTTCAAGTTTTATCTGTAATATGGTGAATGAAGCAAATACAATAATTCCACCACCATATTCGTGTAATAATAGCGTTGACGAGTTGTCCGCAGTAGAATGTGCGAGAATGGATAATATTGATGTTGGATCGGTTGTATCATTGGCTAATCATAGGACTACCTCTGACATATCGAGTCTAGCTGCTCAATCTCCGTGTTCACCACCGCGGGCTACTAGTCCAACGATAGAG TTACGTGAATTGTTAGACAAGATTCAACAGTTACCCCAACTACCTGGTGGGCATAGCACTGTTTTGTCTTGTTACCAGAATCGGCCACAAGTTTTATGTACGTCAAATGCAAATGGCTCTACGCAACGGCCTCTAAGTCCAGGGGACATCGGAACATGTAAAACTAGACGAACGcgaggaaaaatgtatatGCCATTGGGACCTTCAAGTTCGAAGAACAAGACTAAACGATGGATGTCGCGATCAGCGCCAACGACACCATCGGGCACAATACCAATGTCTTTTTTGCCTGGACAAAGTAGACGACCTTCGGAaacagataataataatcggcAAGTAGTTCCTTTGCTTTCGGAACAAGATGAAACGGAGAGCAATAACGTGGATCAGTTGAACGACATTCCATTATTATCCGAACAAGAAGAAGACCGACAGCAAACATGA
- the LOC122573149 gene encoding uncharacterized protein LOC122573149 isoform X2, translating into MFNFLIWTYWYLWAAVLVGLAIAAACGCWLWKRHHSCHHRAWSPEIVEDFTSSDRGSSVSWYSPPRYSRSGSFVQALPPPYNEVTAKPNLYPLVIGYDEGSGKGTSGFVMRYFRSLSHASTLDSLGSSFICNMVNEANTIIPPPYSCNNSVDELSAVECARMDNIDVGSVVSLANHRTTSDISSLAAQSPCSPPRATSPTIELRELLDKIQQLPQLPGGHSTVLSCYQNRPQVLCTSNANGSTQRPLSPGDIGTCKTRRTRGKMYMPLGPSSSKNKTKRWMSRSAPTTPSGTIPMSFLPGQSRRPSETDNNNRQVVPLLSEQDETESNNVDQLNDIPLLSEQEEDRQQT; encoded by the exons ATGTTTAATTTCTTGATTTGGACATATTGGTATTTATG GGCAGCGGTGCTTGTTGGATTGGCTATAGCAGCAGCATGTGGCTGCTGGTTATGGAAGCGCCACCATTCATGTCATCATCGTGCCTGGTCTCCAGAAATAGTGGAAGATTTTACTTCTTCTGACAGAGGATCTTCAGTATCATGGTATTCACCACCACGTTACAGCCGCTCTGGTTCCTTTGTTCAAGCATTACCACCTCCGTATAATGAG GTTACAGCCAAACCAAATCTGTACCCACTAGTTATTGGATATGATGAAGGATCTGGCAAAGGAACCTCAGGATTTGTAATGCGTTATTTCAGATCACTCTCACATGCAAGCACGCTAGATTCGTTAGGTTCAAGTTTTATCTGTAATATGGTGAATGAAGCAAATACAATAATTCCACCACCATATTCGTGTAATAATAGCGTTGACGAGTTGTCCGCAGTAGAATGTGCGAGAATGGATAATATTGATGTTGGATCGGTTGTATCATTGGCTAATCATAGGACTACCTCTGACATATCGAGTCTAGCTGCTCAATCTCCGTGTTCACCACCGCGGGCTACTAGTCCAACGATAGAG TTACGTGAATTGTTAGACAAGATTCAACAGTTACCCCAACTACCTGGTGGGCATAGCACTGTTTTGTCTTGTTACCAGAATCGGCCACAAGTTTTATGTACGTCAAATGCAAATGGCTCTACGCAACGGCCTCTAAGTCCAGGGGACATCGGAACATGTAAAACTAGACGAACGcgaggaaaaatgtatatGCCATTGGGACCTTCAAGTTCGAAGAACAAGACTAAACGATGGATGTCGCGATCAGCGCCAACGACACCATCGGGCACAATACCAATGTCTTTTTTGCCTGGACAAAGTAGACGACCTTCGGAaacagataataataatcggcAAGTAGTTCCTTTGCTTTCGGAACAAGATGAAACGGAGAGCAATAACGTGGATCAGTTGAACGACATTCCATTATTATCCGAACAAGAAGAAGACCGACAGCAAACATGA